The Desulfosporosinus acidiphilus SJ4 genome has a window encoding:
- a CDS encoding Crp/Fnr family transcriptional regulator: MELLEMDGLVKCEFKKGSYIIRQGEKMDYVYYLISGTCHRTLISEKGDEVIYGVKESDNSFQSVIGALTIFDNGLSDYDFVAKSKCICYKIPKEMFWQYVQNDPVALSQLLEMAIGLIRELVDSLQARNEGKVGNRLCKFLLTNAHVDQGLLLVDKRFSNATISRFLGIHKVTVAKILRALKSEGIIKKEKEGIIILDESKLESYANDERVIDY; encoded by the coding sequence ATGGAGCTTTTGGAAATGGATGGTCTCGTAAAGTGTGAATTTAAAAAAGGCTCATATATTATCCGACAAGGTGAAAAGATGGATTATGTATATTACTTAATAAGCGGCACCTGTCATCGAACGTTAATATCAGAAAAGGGTGACGAAGTAATTTATGGTGTTAAGGAATCCGATAATTCGTTTCAATCGGTAATAGGGGCCTTAACGATATTTGACAATGGATTAAGCGATTATGACTTTGTTGCCAAGAGTAAGTGCATTTGCTATAAAATACCTAAGGAAATGTTTTGGCAATATGTGCAAAATGACCCGGTTGCCTTAAGCCAACTATTGGAAATGGCGATAGGACTTATTCGGGAGCTGGTTGACTCTTTGCAAGCCAGGAACGAAGGTAAGGTAGGCAACCGTCTGTGTAAATTTTTACTGACGAATGCTCACGTTGATCAAGGCTTGCTGCTGGTTGATAAGCGCTTTAGTAATGCGACAATTAGCCGTTTCTTAGGTATCCATAAGGTAACAGTGGCTAAAATATTAAGAGCTTTGAAGAGTGAAGGTATTATAAAAAAAGAAAAAGAGGGCATTATAATTCTTGATGAGAGCAAATTAGAAAGCTATGCAAATGATGAAAGAGTTATTGATTACTAA
- a CDS encoding MBL fold metallo-hydrolase, with protein sequence MNHLIVLGTGHAGVTKCYNTCFALANENNEYLLVDAGGGNGILAALEKAGIGLTKIHHVFVSHKHSDHLLGIVWIIRMIASSMLSGQYQDNLKIYCHEELIDNIITLVEATLDEKLTDLIGSRIILVPVTDGQSENLLGQNFTFFDIHSTKVKQFGFTVKLSNGKILTFLGDEPFNQLCKRYVLNSDWLLCEAFCLYNDRKKFKPYEKHHSTVKDACELAALLNVKNLVLWHTEDTNITHRKELYTAEGKKYYCGNLYVPDDLNVITL encoded by the coding sequence ATGAATCATTTAATTGTCTTAGGAACAGGACATGCTGGAGTAACAAAATGCTATAACACATGTTTTGCCCTCGCAAATGAGAACAATGAATATCTATTAGTCGATGCCGGAGGTGGTAATGGCATCTTAGCAGCTCTAGAAAAAGCCGGTATTGGTCTAACTAAGATTCATCACGTTTTTGTAAGCCATAAGCATTCCGACCATCTGCTCGGGATAGTTTGGATTATTCGAATGATCGCGTCGTCCATGCTATCCGGTCAGTATCAGGATAACCTAAAAATTTATTGCCATGAGGAGCTAATTGACAACATCATTACTCTTGTAGAAGCAACTCTTGATGAAAAATTAACGGACTTAATTGGGAGTCGAATTATTCTTGTCCCTGTTACCGATGGGCAATCGGAAAACCTCCTAGGTCAAAACTTTACCTTCTTTGATATTCACTCCACCAAGGTAAAACAGTTTGGTTTTACCGTTAAACTGAGTAACGGAAAAATTCTGACCTTTTTAGGCGACGAACCTTTTAACCAATTATGTAAGAGATATGTATTAAATAGCGATTGGCTTTTATGTGAGGCTTTTTGTCTCTATAATGACCGGAAAAAATTCAAGCCCTATGAAAAACATCACAGCACAGTTAAAGATGCTTGTGAACTTGCTGCTCTCCTTAATGTTAAAAACCTGGTGCTGTGGCACACAGAGGACACGAATATAACTCATCGAAAAGAGCTATATACCGCTGAGGGAAAAAAATACTACTGCGGAAATCTCTACGTTCCCGACGATCTGAATGTTATCACACTATAA
- a CDS encoding helix-turn-helix domain-containing protein: MLTLDHLIADFQIIFQRIQFISNKVNSGLKFILVISGDLTLETNSRFYSLEEKDFIIINPNQLYQIRGSANNCVLLLDISDTFIEQYYPDYRKTGFECYSREEGQGREAMIGKIRKLLAEVVITYLRKDESYRIEIQGLICQMLLILIRRFKHEGQVFRKIDTDDQRLDQITAYLEKNYDQPISQESVARLFYLSTSYLSRYFKQKLGIGFSQYLMNIRLTHSLKDLLYTSHSISQISMDNGFPNTKSFTDLFKKLYGETPRTYREKHKEQTPDVVHTFNLEDKTAPINSPDILRPLALLLRDEDSTYSNTDDYFDELRLDLHSPDFYRLHYPAHNLIIGDLKTILREDVRSQILIVQEELGLTYIGVMHLLNETLISPVAETDETIATSSPFFTLDAALNFLKKKGLSLFVHIDYREIVLNEESYFHQLKKLLNHCLQCYGEDYLSSWLFMFSEPSGATIPAKESSRVYLKLHHLLKEKVQGIQVGAFLPFSRDEISYSHSWLLKDNANVDFFGFDANQNEVIDFSEMDNEHFLLTKDYIRERTNHLKMFLKQSHIEKPLHLVAWNTLSGDTRYTNGIFFRGALVLKNALDVAQNVNSLGFWINTELHEKENNSRLIQIEGLELFYYFSGKRPAYYAMVFFKKLRGKIIAQGSEYIMTKTELGYQLVLMNCNNVNPYLSQEETFLRKLNIDLHVTISGLEPGEYQIRKHIFDKDHGALYIKWLNLNSKHGLDEEIIEHIKRISHPALEVSDEYIAGDWSFYSYLLLNAIHFFDIRKVRPLAGSEKQAN; encoded by the coding sequence GTGTTAACCCTGGATCATTTAATAGCGGATTTTCAGATTATCTTTCAAAGAATACAGTTCATATCTAACAAAGTAAATTCGGGCCTGAAATTTATTTTGGTAATAAGCGGTGATTTAACGCTTGAAACGAATAGCCGGTTTTATTCCTTGGAAGAAAAGGACTTTATTATAATCAACCCCAATCAGCTTTACCAAATTCGGGGAAGCGCGAATAATTGTGTGCTTTTACTCGATATTTCAGATACTTTTATCGAGCAATATTATCCAGACTACCGAAAGACTGGGTTTGAGTGTTATTCCCGTGAAGAAGGCCAAGGGCGTGAGGCGATGATCGGTAAGATCCGCAAATTACTGGCCGAAGTGGTTATCACTTATCTGCGGAAGGATGAAAGTTACCGGATTGAAATTCAAGGATTAATCTGCCAGATGTTGCTTATTCTAATTCGTCGCTTTAAACATGAGGGACAAGTTTTCCGGAAGATTGATACAGATGACCAGCGGCTGGATCAGATAACTGCTTACTTAGAAAAAAATTATGACCAGCCGATTTCACAAGAAAGCGTGGCTCGTCTATTTTATTTATCGACGAGTTACTTATCACGTTACTTTAAGCAGAAACTAGGGATTGGATTTAGTCAATATTTAATGAATATACGGCTCACCCATAGCCTCAAGGATCTTTTATATACCTCACATTCCATCTCACAAATTTCAATGGATAATGGGTTTCCTAATACAAAATCTTTCACTGATCTCTTCAAGAAACTTTATGGCGAAACTCCGCGGACCTATCGTGAAAAACATAAAGAGCAAACGCCAGATGTCGTCCATACCTTTAATTTAGAAGATAAGACGGCTCCTATTAATTCGCCAGATATCTTACGACCTTTAGCTCTATTATTAAGAGACGAAGATAGTACCTACAGTAATACGGATGATTATTTTGATGAATTACGTCTCGATTTACATAGTCCCGACTTCTATAGGCTTCATTATCCTGCGCACAACCTGATTATTGGCGATTTGAAAACTATATTAAGAGAAGATGTTAGGTCCCAGATTCTAATTGTCCAAGAAGAATTAGGCTTAACCTATATTGGCGTCATGCATTTGTTAAACGAAACGTTGATTTCTCCTGTGGCTGAAACAGATGAGACAATTGCTACGTCCTCTCCTTTTTTCACCTTAGACGCAGCATTGAATTTTTTGAAGAAGAAAGGCTTGTCGCTCTTTGTTCATATTGATTATCGGGAAATCGTCCTAAATGAAGAGAGTTATTTCCATCAATTAAAGAAATTATTAAACCATTGTCTGCAATGTTACGGAGAGGATTATTTGTCCTCATGGCTTTTTATGTTTTCCGAACCTTCCGGAGCGACTATTCCAGCGAAAGAATCAAGTCGGGTTTATCTAAAACTCCACCATTTGCTCAAGGAAAAGGTACAGGGTATTCAAGTGGGAGCTTTTTTGCCCTTTAGTCGAGATGAAATAAGCTATAGTCATAGCTGGCTGCTTAAGGATAACGCTAATGTTGATTTTTTTGGCTTTGATGCCAACCAAAATGAAGTGATCGATTTTAGCGAGATGGACAATGAGCATTTTCTTTTAACCAAGGACTACATTCGAGAAAGAACGAATCATCTCAAGATGTTTCTCAAACAAAGTCATATAGAAAAACCGCTTCACCTTGTGGCTTGGAACACGCTTTCCGGAGATACCCGCTATACCAATGGAATCTTCTTTCGAGGTGCCCTTGTGCTGAAGAATGCGTTAGACGTCGCTCAAAACGTCAACTCTTTGGGTTTTTGGATTAATACAGAATTACACGAGAAAGAGAATAACAGTCGTCTGATTCAAATAGAAGGACTTGAATTATTTTATTATTTTAGTGGAAAACGTCCGGCCTATTATGCAATGGTATTCTTCAAGAAATTACGGGGAAAAATCATTGCTCAGGGGTCAGAATATATCATGACAAAAACTGAACTTGGCTATCAGTTAGTCCTGATGAACTGTAATAATGTCAATCCGTATCTTTCTCAGGAGGAGACATTTCTTCGGAAATTAAATATTGATCTTCACGTAACAATAAGTGGATTAGAACCTGGTGAATATCAGATCCGGAAACACATTTTTGACAAAGACCACGGAGCATTATATATAAAATGGCTGAATTTAAATAGCAAACATGGACTTGATGAGGAAATCATTGAGCATATCAAACGCATAAGCCACCCTGCATTGGAAGTCTCTGATGAATATATTGCAGGAGACTGGTCTTTCTATTCATACCTTCTCCTCAATGCAATTCATTTTTTTGATATTCGAAAGGTTCGGCCTTTAGCCGGTTCTGAAAAACAGGCAAATTAA
- a CDS encoding trimeric intracellular cation channel family protein produces MLLEDLSIIGTIAFALSGALVAIEEEYDIFGILVLGFITAFGGGMIRNLTIGLPVALFWNQNLEFMYALIAIILVIILPTIWIRFGQKPILLCDALGLSVFSAQGAIYAQKAGYSVAAIMVAAALTGIGGGMLRDVLAQRKPIVLRDDVYAIWALFSGAMIGLKWINLNVDWQVYGLILVVFLLRVLSIFFKWKLPRVIIHKSSVLK; encoded by the coding sequence ATGTTGCTGGAGGATTTAAGTATTATCGGTACGATTGCCTTTGCCTTGAGCGGAGCCTTAGTCGCTATAGAAGAAGAATACGACATCTTCGGGATCTTAGTGCTTGGCTTTATTACTGCTTTTGGGGGCGGGATGATTCGAAATTTAACCATTGGGCTTCCCGTTGCTTTGTTCTGGAATCAAAATTTGGAGTTTATGTATGCACTAATAGCCATAATTCTTGTTATTATTTTACCAACTATCTGGATCAGATTTGGACAAAAACCCATTCTCTTATGTGATGCCCTTGGATTGTCAGTTTTTTCGGCCCAAGGAGCAATATATGCTCAAAAAGCAGGTTATTCGGTTGCCGCCATTATGGTCGCAGCTGCCTTAACCGGTATCGGAGGCGGGATGCTGCGAGATGTCTTGGCTCAAAGAAAACCTATCGTCTTACGAGATGATGTTTATGCCATCTGGGCATTATTTTCTGGCGCAATGATTGGCTTAAAATGGATTAATTTAAATGTTGATTGGCAAGTCTATGGATTGATCCTTGTAGTCTTTCTCTTGAGAGTTCTGTCGATTTTCTTTAAGTGGAAATTGCCGCGCGTTATAATTCATAAATCCAGTGTGCTAAAATAG
- a CDS encoding M20 family metallopeptidase, with product MKKQLMEMLESRKDEIIQIRRHLHENPEVSFKEEKTAQYIADFYQGKDAEIETNVGNGYGIIVTIKGGKPGKTIGLRADFDAVPVDEETNLPFKSKNKGVMHACGHDGHTAYLMVLADCLIQLKASLPGTIKIIHQPAEETPPGGSKGMLESGLLDNLDAIFGIHLFPTDPAGVVGWRSGYAMAGRTYFKLIIQGVGGHGSSPHLANDAIVAGSYFVTAIQSIISRRLNPFDVGVITIGSFDGKGSFNVIKDSVELEGDVRYMTTETQQLIEKEIHRIVDGIETEFGVKCQLTYTADYPPLYNNPELTAQVKASLESTNDPDIKQVIEFPMFSGSEDFSYYAQKIPAAFFYIGCKPKGVEKAYFNHNPKFEIDEDALLVAAKSVAQVVCSYFQIND from the coding sequence ATGAAAAAGCAATTAATGGAGATGCTGGAATCACGTAAGGACGAGATCATTCAAATTCGCCGTCACTTGCATGAAAACCCGGAGGTATCCTTTAAAGAGGAAAAAACGGCTCAATATATTGCGGACTTCTATCAAGGAAAAGATGCCGAAATCGAAACGAATGTCGGTAACGGCTATGGGATTATCGTAACCATCAAGGGGGGTAAGCCGGGTAAAACGATAGGCTTGAGGGCGGATTTTGATGCCGTTCCTGTTGATGAAGAAACTAATCTTCCTTTTAAATCCAAAAACAAAGGGGTTATGCATGCCTGTGGGCATGATGGACACACGGCCTATTTAATGGTTCTGGCGGATTGCCTTATTCAATTAAAAGCATCCCTTCCAGGCACGATTAAGATTATACATCAGCCTGCTGAAGAAACTCCCCCCGGTGGTTCGAAAGGCATGCTTGAATCTGGACTACTCGATAATTTAGACGCCATTTTTGGAATTCATTTGTTCCCAACCGACCCAGCGGGAGTTGTTGGTTGGCGCAGCGGGTATGCAATGGCGGGAAGAACGTATTTTAAATTAATTATTCAAGGTGTAGGCGGCCATGGATCTTCTCCGCATTTGGCAAACGATGCCATAGTTGCCGGTTCCTATTTTGTCACCGCGATTCAGAGCATCATCAGTCGCCGCCTAAACCCCTTTGATGTCGGTGTTATTACTATCGGTTCCTTCGATGGTAAGGGATCCTTTAATGTCATTAAAGATAGTGTTGAGCTTGAAGGCGACGTGCGCTATATGACAACGGAAACTCAGCAGTTAATTGAAAAGGAAATTCATCGTATCGTGGACGGGATAGAAACCGAATTCGGGGTCAAGTGCCAATTGACCTATACCGCTGACTATCCTCCCTTATATAATAATCCTGAACTTACAGCCCAAGTAAAAGCGAGTCTTGAAAGTACGAATGATCCCGATATCAAGCAAGTGATTGAATTTCCCATGTTCTCTGGTTCAGAAGATTTTTCCTACTATGCTCAAAAGATTCCGGCGGCCTTCTTCTATATTGGTTGTAAGCCAAAAGGTGTAGAAAAAGCGTATTTTAATCATAACCCCAAATTTGAAATCGATGAAGACGCTCTTTTAGTGGCTGCAAAATCAGTGGCCCAAGTAGTTTGTAGTTATTTCCAAATCAATGACTAA